The following is a genomic window from Amycolatopsis sp. BJA-103.
TCGTCGCCCACGCCGCGATCGCCGTGTCCACGCGCGGCCTGGCCAAGGTCACTGACGCCGGCGCGCTGGATCGCGAGGACGCCGGAGCGTGGTTGTCCCGCCTGCTCTGCCGCCGGATCGAGCACCGCAACTCCCGGTCGGAGCACCTGTTCGTCGACGTGACCACGGGCCGGGCGGTCCGGCTCGTCCTTGTCCGGCGCGATACCGGTGAGCCGCCGATGATCTACATGGCGCAATCCCCCGGCACCAGCACCGGCACGGAGCCGGACTTCTACCGGCAGCTCGTCAACGCCGCCCGCCCGCGGGGCCGCGATACGGGTGGCATGCCGGGACGAGCTGGCGGAGGACGCCCGTAACGACCTCGGGCGCGGTACAGCCCCGCGCGTCGATTGCTACTCACCGGGCAAGGCCGCGACGACGGCGATGCCCCCTCAGCGCGCCCGCCCCAGCGTGAGTGGTGCCCAGCGGGGCGGGCTCTGGATTTCCGTGTCGGACCCGTTCGGATGCCGCGTTCCGCCCGCTTTGCCGTCGTATCTCGCCACCGGTGTTCCCGGTGGCCCCTAGTCGCGTTCACGTGTCCGTGTGAGCGTCAGGAAGCACTATCAGAGAAGGGAAACAGTGAAGATCACGACTAGACCCCGCCGCCGTGGCGGGTTGCGCGTCGCCATGGCCGCCCTGGCGGCGTTGCTCGCCACCGGCCTCGGCGGTGCGCCGGTCGCTGCCGCCGACGGCGGGATCCACGGTGCGGCCCCGGCCGCACCCGCCAGCACCACCAGCCCGGTCGCCGCCGCGTCCGGAGGCGACGATGTGTCGCCGATGATCGTCCGCGGTGAACGCGCGCCGGAGGCCTACGCCGGCGCCGGGTCGATCCAGCTACTGAAGAACGGCGTGAAGGATTGGCACACCTGCAACGGTGCGCTGGACTATCCCTCGTCACGTTGCCGTTTCAGGTCGACGGAAACCGCCGGGAGGCTGCAGGTGGTCTGGGCCATGGTGAGTCCGAGTTTGGCTCAGCCCGGCGGGCGGACCGAGATTGACAGGAAGACTGCTGCTGGACGTCGGCTGTGGTCCAGGCTAGGCAAGAGGGCGGCCCGCTTCCAAGCTTGTTCCAGTCAGTGGTGTCGGGCGCAGGCTGATGAGGCTGCCGAGGGAGAAGTCGGTCGCGCTCCCGGGGTGCAGTAATGCTGTCGGGGTGCGACCGATCAGCAGGCGAAAGTCGCGATTGAGGTGCGCCTGATCGGTGTACCCGCATAACGCGGCGAGCGTGGGCAATGGTGGCGGGTTCTTGCCTGTCAGAAGCCGGATGGCGTGGTGACATCGGGCTACCCGCCCGACAGCTTTCGGTGGTAGCCCGATCTCCCGGTGGAAGCGAGTGGCCAGATGTTGCCGGCTCAGGCCAGCCCGTTCCGCGAGGTCGTCGATCTTGACGGCACCACCCGATATGGTCAGGCTGCGCCAGCTCCGATCGAGCGACTTGGGCAGTTCCGGTTCGTCAAGGAGCCAGCTCGACAACCGGCGGTCGAGGATCCGGAACCGATGGTTCGAATCCCGCGCCTCCTGCAGCTCTTCCCAGAGAAATCTTGCTCGCGCGCCCAAGAGATCGTCCAATCCCACACTGGCATGGCCGATTTCCCGCAGCGGTAGACCAAAGAGCGCTCGTGCGCCCAGCGGCGTCAACTCGATGATGATCCCTCGCTCCCGGCCGGCCCTCTCGTACCCCATCGGCTGGCCGGACAGCCCAATCACCGGGGAAACCGCCGCCAGCGGCGAACCGGCCACCGGATGCCGAACCGGTGTGTCCAGATCGATAACCACCACGACCGAGTTCAGCGCGGCCAACGTACGCCTCTCCGGCACAGTCGTGGTTCTACGGAACGCCAAATAGAAATTAACCCAGCGCGTCAGGCGACGATCCGGCAACCGGGACATCCAGAACTCGTCGTCAGACGACGAAATACCCCCCATTGCCGTTCTCCTTGGTTCCGGCGATGCCATGGCGGCATCCGCAGCACGGAAAGCATGGCATGACGTGCGCTCGCGGTGGGCTTCCGGCCGTGAACGAACCGAAAAGACGCAGCGAACCCTCGTGTCGTCACGCCTCGTGCGACATCGGCCGGTTCGGATTCGGCCAGACGGGCCATCTGGCCGAGGCAAGGCACAACACCGGCCGCTCGGACCGCGGAGCCTGACCGGACGTCCAGCGCGAACCAGACCAACGACCTTACATTTTTCCAATCCAGGAGTGCGGTTCGCCGCTAAACTCAGGTTCGCATTCCTGAGCGATGCGCAGCCGTCCGCTGCGTCCGTACGACACGCTGATGGAGGGCGCACTAAGCGCTCCCCGACTCTAAACCGACCTTCACCTAGCGATCGAACTGGTTGCGAACAAAATCGGAGGCCCGATGTTCAGGAAACGAAAATTGTCACTGTTCACTGTTGCCGCTGCGGCAGTCCTACTGACCACGGGTCTCGCGGCACCGGCGTCCGCTCGGCCCGGCACATGGTACGACTGCCCAGACAAATGGTTCTGCTTATACGACCACTACAACGGAGACGGACTTTTCTGGAAAGGAATAAATTGCGGGGGTGCGGTCTACAATATCGGCGCCCAGGGCTTAGGGGACCGCGCTAATTCCTACTGGAACCGCACAACACACGCGACTGCCCAAATGCTGAACTGGACTGGCACGCGCTGGGAACCCGTGGAGACCATAGGCCCCTTCACAAACGGCAACAATCTCAGCGCGGGAAAGATCGACCAAATTGATGGCGTCAGACTGGTCTGCATTATATAAATGCACCATGTTGCCCTCTGCATGGCGGGGACGTTCGCGCGTAGGCCGATACGGCCCGGCCGCAGGGTCGGTGGCTTAGGCGAAGAAGAGCGTCTTGGTCAGGTCAGCGTGGTCGAATCGACGAGTTTGGCCTCCGATTTTTGGCGAGACCCGGCCGGGGCGGCGTAGGTTGACATCGGAATCACCTACCCGGACATGGACTGGGAACCCAAAACCGCCTTTAAGGCCATCGCCGCTTACTACGACGAACACAACCCATCTCCGAACCGCGAAACACGTTGACGCCTCAGGGGTTGTCGTTAACAGTGACGGACCGTTGTAGCGAGGATTAAGTGCGCCGATTCCCGCTATCGACTTCCTCGCCTGGACTGCGGCCCTCAACCTCTGCGGGATGGCCAGGGACGCACAGAGCAGGCACAGTTGAGCCCATGAGTGACAGCCCGCCCGCGGCCCGTCTGTTCGACGAGGCCCGCGCGGCGCGCCGTAAGGCCGCGGATCTACGCGCGCGGTACATCCTCCTGGTAGACGTCTTCGACGCGCTCTCGGATAGCAGCAACGTGACCAGCCGGGCGCCCGACGCCGCCATGAGTTCGCCCAAGCCAGGTGAGCGTCCCAGTATCGGGAAGGAAGCAGGCTAGCCGACCTGGAACCGTTCGTCACCGAGCTGATCACCAACTGCATCGACCCCGTCACCCTGACCGGCCCTTGGCCGGACGACGCCCGGCCAACTGCGCAATTGCGGCCTTCTGTTTCTCAACCGCATACCTCGTACGCCTCCACACCGATCTCCACGGCACTACCATGTGCGTTCGTTTTCTGCGATGAGCCGAGTTCCAGCGCATTCGGCGCAAGCTGTTTCTTCAACGTGGCGAACGCGGTCTGCGTCAAACACGCCAAAGGTCGTCGGCCAGCCCGTTCCGCGGCACAACATGTGCCTACGCGTTCCGAACGCCCGACGGTCCACAGTGCACCGGCCTCGGCTGGCCGCCGCCCACGATCAAGCCATCGACGTCCAGAGGTCCTGCGAGAAGGCCGGTCGGATCCCGAAAGTCCAGCAGGTAGCGCTCATCGGTGATCTCGACAACAAAGAGGCGCGGGCATGACCTGCGTCGCCACCCAAGCTCGCCTGGAGCAAGCACTGACCCGGCCGCTCGCCGGCCAGCCGACCGCGTCCGACGGCGACACTGACGGTGTCCAACCCGTGCCGGGAAGCCGGTGTGAGTCGTGACTCGTTTTACCGCTCGCCCCCGAAGTTCAAGGACGTCGTTGTTGCGGCACCAGCGAACCGAGAAGCCCAGCAACCTGAACATGTCGGGCTGCGCAAGGAATCGCCGTTCTTGAGCGCGAACGCAAACAGACCGCCAGCGACCTTTCCTGACTTGGCAAGCCCAACGCCGAGACACCCCGATCTGGTCGTTCGGGGTGTCTCGGTTTGCGGACCGGTCACGGAGAGCCCGGCGGGCACAGTTCCGCTTCTAGCACCTTGGTGAAG
Proteins encoded in this region:
- a CDS encoding peptidase inhibitor family I36 protein, encoding MFRKRKLSLFTVAAAAVLLTTGLAAPASARPGTWYDCPDKWFCLYDHYNGDGLFWKGINCGGAVYNIGAQGLGDRANSYWNRTTHATAQMLNWTGTRWEPVETIGPFTNGNNLSAGKIDQIDGVRLVCII
- a CDS encoding AraC family transcriptional regulator codes for the protein MGGISSSDDEFWMSRLPDRRLTRWVNFYLAFRRTTTVPERRTLAALNSVVVVIDLDTPVRHPVAGSPLAAVSPVIGLSGQPMGYERAGRERGIIIELTPLGARALFGLPLREIGHASVGLDDLLGARARFLWEELQEARDSNHRFRILDRRLSSWLLDEPELPKSLDRSWRSLTISGGAVKIDDLAERAGLSRQHLATRFHREIGLPPKAVGRVARCHHAIRLLTGKNPPPLPTLAALCGYTDQAHLNRDFRLLIGRTPTALLHPGSATDFSLGSLISLRPTPLTGTSLEAGRPLA